A stretch of the Lepidochelys kempii isolate rLepKem1 chromosome 15, rLepKem1.hap2, whole genome shotgun sequence genome encodes the following:
- the MTRFR gene encoding LOW QUALITY PROTEIN: mitochondrial translation release factor in rescue (The sequence of the model RefSeq protein was modified relative to this genomic sequence to represent the inferred CDS: deleted 2 bases in 1 codon) gives MRRWMSVVLSWGAHAQNGRCGCCGTCADPPLPVPVKRSFCFHFLMNASSLFHSSILLTNINTLSWRPWLWRQQKFLSPRLAVPLLPVAGKKNSCDLLALSETDLEEQFVRGDGPGGQATNKTSNCVVLKHIPSGIVVKCHQTRSVELNRQRAREILQQKVDLFYKGENSDIFKEKRAAEKKKQEKKKRAKENLEKKRHIKEMQESDAK, from the exons ATGCGCAGATGGATGTCTGTGGTACTGTCTTGG GGGGCGCATGCGCAAAACGGCCGATGCGGATGTTGTGGGACCTGTGCTGACCCTCCCTTGCCT GTTCCAGTCAAGAGGagtttttgtttccatttccttATGAATGCTTCAAGTTTGTTTCATTCCTCAATCTTACTAACCAACATAAATACTTTGTCTTGGAGGCCATGGCTTTGGAGGCAGCAAAAGTTTTTATCCCCCCGACTGGCTGTACCTTTATTGCCGGTAGCAGGAAAGAAGAATTCTTGTGATCTTCTTGCACTAAGTGAAACAGACTTAGAAGAACAGTTTGTAAGAGGTGATGGCCCAGGAGGCCAAGCAACTAATAAGACAAGCAACTGTGTGGTCCTGAAGCATATTCCATCTGGGATTGTAGTCAAG tgTCATCAAACTAGATCAGTGGAGCTGAACCGACAGAGAGCCAGAGAAATCCTGCAGCAAAAAGTTGACCTCTTTTACAAAGGTGAAAATAGTGacattttcaaagagaaaagAGCAGCTGAgaagaaaaagcaagaaaagaaaaaaagagcaaaGGAGAATCTAGAAAAGAAAAGGCATATTAAAGAAATGCAAGAATCAGATGCCAAATAA